DNA sequence from the Thunnus maccoyii chromosome 7, fThuMac1.1, whole genome shotgun sequence genome:
TGAGTCCTTCAAGATCTGCAACCATCTGCTCTCAAccaattaaagaataaaaataaggtttttgtatgaaaaatacaaaacaaaccaTGGAACCATTTTTGGCCAGGGACACGACATCCCCGCCCGATCAATGTTTACTGGGATCATGCTTTTCGACGTTTCTATGAAAATTGGATAATCACTGGCATCCATTTTGACAGAAAAATCCACCCGTTTCGGAATTGTCCATCCATATGTTCAGTGTGTTTCCTACAAGCTTACAATTGGTGAGGGATTATAGAAACATAGGTTTTTGATGAGCattcttttttatattgtttttattcattatattttcacaACCAATCACACAATTACATGTAAATGCAGTACCAGCAGTACAATGTgcctgttttatgttttcttggCCTGCTCCTTTAATGACATAACTTTGCGACAATCGTTTCGACACTAGTAACACGCTTTACGACTGTTTTGGAGGCTGATTCAAAACAGAGTAGAGGTTGTATTAACAAATTAGTCCCACTGCGATTTTTTTACGATATATTTATCTTTTCGCTGTATTAAATTGAACCAGTTGTTAAACAGAAGAAAACTACTATCCTCAGCATAATGACTGACGAGACTAAACCTGGTTCTTTAGGTTTCTTTTCGAGCTACGACGATTTGAGCGACAGCAGCGACTCCGACGAGGAGGCTGAAAGTCGGAAGAAGACGAGCCTGAAACCGGGGACAGGAGCTCCGGGAAGCGACGCTCAGTCTCCCCAGCAAGGGACCAAACGAGCAGCCGGCGGAGCTCCTCTACCCAGACCCGACGAGCTCTTCAACTCGGTGTCCAAACCTGCTTTTCTCTACAATCCGCTGAATAAGCAGATAGACTGGGACAGTTTGGCGGTTAAAGCCCCCGAAGAGGTAAAAACAAGATGTCTGCTTTTAGATGAACTTCAGCTGTGTTGTACGATACATCCGTGTTAGACCGCTTCAGGCATCTCAAAGTGACTAAATTACTTTCAAGCAGATTAAGTGATAATTTAGGGTGATTAACGCTATTATATCTGTAAGCTTATGTAGAGTGTTGTCGTTGCAGTTAGATATACTATCGACATGCGAGTTACCGTTTATTTAATGTACATTTGTACAATCTACTGCAATCCAGACCAAGCAAAgacatataaattacattttagcGAAGCATTCGTTTAATAAGTGGCTCCATGCTGGTAGCAATCTATCTGTTTATACCCAGAAAGAAGCTATTTCCCACATCTAAGCCtatgaacttaaaaaaaatgtttctctactattaaaggacgggttcaaagtttttcaagtctgtcttaaaacaatattcaggtgcccatgtgaacatttaaatagattttttttctagcTGTAATCAGTCCTCCATCAgtcatactggccattagaagatcccttcataatgcacttaaaatgtAAGCGATGGGGGACAAAAGCCACAGTCTGcagtctgtgcaaaaatgtatttaagagtttatctgaaactaatataAAGCTTGtgctgtccaaatgagtcaaatcaagtagatatctttcaacgttacagtctttgtagtgccaaagtccctctttttgttactttacttatgctcaacagagaaacactgtccgaggaaacacgAAGAGGGactttgatgctaaaaagactgtaaatgtggagGATATCCACCttatatgactaactcagactgtttaAGCCTCTtaaaagcttcagataaacttttaaatgcattttttgcacaagatgactgtgtggacacagtatggattttgtcccccatcacttacattgaaagtgcatttgagggggatcttttaatatccagtatgaataggaggaataattacagcaaggaaaacatctttcagtATTTCTGTGGGCacctgtctgttgttttaagacttatCCTACACTTTATTGGTTTGATCCATACTGACTGACAtatttacagacacacaagaTTGCATAAACTGCCTGcactcaataaaaacaacaaaaaatattattttgattatcTAGAGAAAAGTTTTCCATCAAGAAAAATCTTCTAAGAACATTGATGGAGTTCAGGTCACATTGTGATGCTTAGAAACTAGCAAATGTCATCTGTTTCTCGCTGTTAATATCTTGTGTTTAACATTACATTTCCTGTCTCTTGCTCTTTTTATCTAGCGCACGCTTTATTGGTTTGATCCATATTGACACACAGCTTTAGAGACACAGtcagaataagaaaaaaacaatagccTACTTAAGCAGTTGCATAAACTGACTGCACCCAATTATAATACAACAGACAATATTTTGAAGGTTTTACATGAAGAAACATCTTCTGAGATCTTTGATGCttataaactttttttaaaaattgtcaaCTTCAAAGAAATCTGTTTCTTACTGCAAATATCTCCTGTGTGACTTCTGtgcttctgtttcctctcttctgCTATTTTTCACTTAGTCTGCTCTCTGTTGGTTTGGTCAATAATAACTGATTCACAGGAGGCGGTCAAAATAGTTGTCTAGGCAACTATTTGTGATCTTCTTCTGCCTAAATATTAAGCAGATTAACACAGTCATCCCTCGATGCATTATATACTTGTTACTGTATCTATGTAGGGACAGAAGGGGTTGAAGTctttatgtaaacatgtaaaacctTTACTTTATTACTTTCTCTAAGCCAGTAGTTTCATCCTGTTTTCCTCAACTTCTTGCAGCCCGCTAAGGAGTTTAAGCCATGGAAGACAAATGCTGTACCACCTCCTGAGAGCTACACTGCAGagccagagaagaagaagggacCCCCACCAGGCATGGATATGGCTATAAAGTGGTCCAACGTGTATGAGGACAACGGGGAAGATGCTCCACAGGCTTACACCGGCAACGCCCGTTTCCTTCCTGCAGAGGAGCAACCCTCTGACTCAGGTTAGTCCAGCTGGGATATCACAGGTAGTTAAAGTGCGTGTGCCAAGTGACATAAAGGAACAGGGAGCGAGAGGGACATGTAGAAACACTCGCTTTTCTCAATTCTCTGTGCATTCCAATGAAAAAGTTTTAGTAATCTGGTAGCAGCAGTGAATGTCATTGGGTAcgtttacattttcacaataatGTATTTTCTGCAAATAccatgggggaaaaaagaaagaaaagttaatCTTCTAAAGCAGTTCTCACAAACTGACAGCTCCTTATataacacaacagaaaataatattttgatcCACATGAATGTTTTACTTCAAGAACAATGTCCTGAGATCTGTGATGGAGCTCAGGTCACATCCTGAGCATGTATCCTTTATTTTTGGCGAGTAATGTGAGTGGAGTAgttgatttgttttgtgtacAGAAAATCACTGATGttttaaacttaattttttttttttttgaaacctGGTGCCATGTTGGAATATTTAGTTGTGCAGAATTGTGCTGCTTTTTGACAACATGCAGCAACTACGGGCTGCAGATggaatacacacatacatagatcCTGTTGCATTATGATGACTGTTTGGATTAATAAACTGAAACTACAAGCAGCTGCagattaaaaattattattcagGATCATCCATTAATGTCACCCAGTAGAGATTCTGTTCTAATCCTAATAATTCATGTGTGCgtttaaatatgtaataaataGAAAATTCATATCAAATTGAAAAAAGCAAAACCGAACATACATAAAAGGGGTTTATATGATTTTTGGAGAGATCTGCATGTGCACTCATTGTCAACCTAAGCCACAAGCTTTCATTTTCAATAAGGGGGTCAAACAATTAGGCAGGATAGTTTCAGAGGTAGTCAAGTTGGCGCAAAAGATACAAAACACATCCTCATGAGTGTCACAAATGACCAAACAAGCACAAACTAAAAGAACTATGCATGTGCTTCCCTCTGTCAGCTTTGCATTTGCACAAACATAAAGTCCATAGTTATGTTTGAACGGTGCCCTGTTGATTAATTccaaatcattatttttcactCTCCCTCCACGCCTCATCATATCCCCAAACCGACCAACCACTGCGACCCCTCCGCTGCTTAGACGAGGACTCAGAAAAGCAAGACTCCGCCAAGAAACGTCGAGTGGAGACCTTCCagcagaaggagaagaggaagagggactTCGGACAAGCCACCTCTGACAAGAATTTTGTCGAGGAGGAGAAAAGGATCCTCAGACAAAAGATAGAGTGAGGTCTACGTCGCCTGCAACCAGAAATTGGTTtcttatttaaacatttaatgtcaGCTAAGAACATACACGGCACATTGGTTGGGCAGGTGGTGCTCTGCGAACATCGATGGACATTTTAGCTTTTTGCTGTCCTAAATTGCAACATTCTGATAATATTGATCATGTTTTCTAATAACA
Encoded proteins:
- the c7h1orf52 gene encoding UPF0690 protein C1orf52 homolog produces the protein MTDETKPGSLGFFSSYDDLSDSSDSDEEAESRKKTSLKPGTGAPGSDAQSPQQGTKRAAGGAPLPRPDELFNSVSKPAFLYNPLNKQIDWDSLAVKAPEEPAKEFKPWKTNAVPPPESYTAEPEKKKGPPPGMDMAIKWSNVYEDNGEDAPQAYTGNARFLPAEEQPSDSDEDSEKQDSAKKRRVETFQQKEKRKRDFGQATSDKNFVEEEKRILRQKIE